The Mucilaginibacter mallensis genome has a segment encoding these proteins:
- a CDS encoding VOC family protein — protein sequence MRTINPWINFNGNAEEAFTFYKSVFGGEFTKIIRFKDLSSAEFPIAEDDANKIMHIALPIGKHNVLIANDVPGFMGRVSENENRSKIYISTESREEADKIFNGLSAGGDLEGPIGDSPWGTYGGMFRDKYGIEWIVEFDPNYNG from the coding sequence ATGAGAACAATTAATCCCTGGATCAACTTCAACGGCAATGCCGAGGAAGCATTCACTTTTTACAAATCTGTTTTTGGCGGAGAGTTCACAAAGATCATTCGTTTCAAGGACCTATCAAGCGCTGAATTTCCTATAGCAGAAGATGATGCAAACAAAATAATGCACATTGCTTTGCCTATTGGCAAACACAATGTATTAATAGCCAATGATGTTCCCGGATTTATGGGACGAGTAAGTGAAAACGAAAACAGGTCGAAAATATATATTAGTACAGAAAGCCGTGAAGAAGCAGACAAAATATTTAACGGATTATCAGCAGGCGGAGATCTCGAAGGGCCGATTGGCGACAGTCCCTGGGGTACATACGGTGGAATGTTTAGAGATAAATATGGTATTGAATGGATTGTGGAATTTGACCCCAATTATAACGGGTAA
- a CDS encoding amidohydrolase: protein MKNLLLTLCCAVTLPVFAQTNPFKDIVNKKADSLQSQVVAWRRDFHEHPELGNREVRTSGIVADYLRSLGLEVKTGIATTGVVGILKGGKPGPVIALRSDMDALPVTERTPVPFASKVTTMYKGEQVGVMHACGHDSHMAMLMGVAKILSSMKSELHGTVKFIFQPAEEGVPTGEVGGAEEMVKEGVMENPKVDVVFGMHIFSFMPVGTITYHSGGAMAGVNDMKIVVTGKSSHGSQPWAGVDPIVVSAQIINNLQTIVSRNVNLTQNPAVVTIGAIKGGNRSNIIPEKVEMLGTLRTFSAKDEQLLISRVKQIVTKTAEAEGATAEATIPYESHYPVTYNNPQLTAQMLPTLQGVAGTDNVIAGPALTGSEDFSFFANKAPGLFIFLGGMPKGGDAATVPVNHSPDFFIDESAFPLGVKAMCNLTLDYMTMNSK, encoded by the coding sequence ATGAAAAACCTGTTGCTCACGCTTTGTTGTGCCGTTACCCTGCCGGTTTTTGCACAAACCAATCCCTTTAAGGATATAGTTAACAAAAAAGCCGATTCGCTGCAAAGCCAGGTAGTTGCCTGGCGGCGGGATTTTCATGAACATCCTGAATTGGGTAACCGCGAAGTACGCACCTCGGGCATTGTTGCTGATTACCTGCGCTCGCTGGGATTGGAAGTTAAAACAGGAATAGCAACCACAGGCGTAGTAGGCATTTTAAAGGGCGGCAAACCCGGTCCGGTAATAGCACTGCGATCTGACATGGATGCCTTGCCGGTAACCGAACGTACACCAGTGCCTTTTGCGTCAAAAGTAACAACTATGTATAAAGGGGAGCAAGTTGGTGTAATGCACGCCTGCGGACATGATTCGCACATGGCTATGCTGATGGGGGTGGCCAAAATATTATCATCCATGAAAAGCGAACTGCATGGAACGGTAAAATTCATTTTTCAACCAGCCGAAGAAGGTGTGCCGACGGGTGAAGTTGGCGGTGCCGAAGAAATGGTAAAGGAGGGCGTGATGGAAAACCCCAAGGTTGATGTGGTGTTTGGGATGCATATTTTTTCATTTATGCCGGTGGGTACTATCACCTACCACTCTGGCGGGGCAATGGCGGGTGTAAACGATATGAAGATCGTGGTGACAGGTAAATCATCTCATGGCTCGCAGCCTTGGGCTGGTGTTGATCCGATTGTAGTTTCGGCACAAATAATTAACAACCTGCAAACCATTGTAAGCCGAAACGTAAATCTTACGCAAAACCCTGCTGTGGTAACCATAGGTGCTATAAAGGGCGGCAACCGCTCTAATATCATCCCCGAAAAAGTGGAAATGCTGGGCACGTTGCGCACCTTTAGCGCTAAGGACGAACAGTTGCTCATTAGCAGGGTAAAACAAATTGTAACCAAAACCGCTGAGGCTGAAGGCGCTACTGCGGAGGCAACTATTCCATATGAGTCGCATTACCCCGTTACGTATAATAACCCGCAGCTTACCGCGCAAATGTTGCCTACGCTGCAAGGGGTTGCCGGTACAGATAATGTAATTGCTGGCCCTGCCTTAACGGGTTCGGAAGATTTTAGCTTTTTTGCCAATAAGGCCCCCGGTCTTTTTATATTTTTAGGCGGGATGCCAAAAGGTGGCGATGCGGCAACCGTACCAGTAAACCATTCTCCTGATTTTTTTATAGATGAAAGCGCGTTCCCACTGGGTGTTAAGGCTATGTGCAATTTAACACTGGATTATATGACCATGAATAGCAAATAA
- a CDS encoding glycosyltransferase family 4 protein produces MVDESLRNTCDTKKIVIIANFATDRVNGAYNVIENIAVYTNKLGYSCELWGLSTELDQNNYPFYVHFKANLHHFTVPEDLKNKLIWDRDSIICVNLHSVFTPINIGLSKLVKALNIQLCVTPQGGYHDYTFKRNYLKKKIFLFLYEKAYLKQIDYFFIHGSQEENFIKKYSSKPCYTLLNGFPEGKISSSIYDHQNAGPHQKLKLLFMGRLDPLHKGLDLLIKSMTYLKDAEVELTLIGPQFTEEAQRYLHQLITKLNLTASVTIKAPVYKQTEKEELYTAHQLFVHTSRWEGMPTGVIEALSYGMPVLISKGTNLAEIVKKEQFGWVIDELTPAGIATVIADVCNNKEKLNEFSENAYTQSPQTFNWNKIAKKYVTCILLNR; encoded by the coding sequence ATGGTGGATGAAAGCTTAAGAAATACTTGTGATACAAAGAAAATTGTAATCATTGCCAATTTCGCTACTGACAGGGTGAACGGGGCATACAACGTCATCGAAAACATTGCCGTTTACACCAATAAGCTAGGTTACAGCTGTGAGCTCTGGGGATTAAGTACCGAACTTGATCAGAACAATTATCCCTTTTACGTTCATTTTAAAGCAAACCTGCATCACTTTACAGTTCCGGAGGATTTGAAAAATAAATTAATTTGGGATAGGGATTCCATCATTTGCGTTAATCTGCACAGTGTTTTTACGCCGATAAATATTGGCCTCAGCAAATTGGTAAAAGCATTAAATATCCAGCTGTGTGTAACCCCTCAGGGCGGTTATCATGATTACACATTTAAGCGGAACTATCTAAAAAAAAAGATATTCCTTTTTCTTTATGAAAAGGCTTACTTAAAGCAGATAGATTATTTTTTTATTCATGGTAGCCAGGAAGAAAACTTTATTAAAAAGTATTCATCAAAACCATGTTATACACTCTTAAACGGCTTTCCGGAAGGAAAGATCAGCAGCTCAATATATGATCATCAAAATGCCGGTCCGCATCAAAAGTTGAAATTGTTGTTCATGGGCAGATTGGATCCTTTGCATAAAGGCCTTGATCTGTTAATAAAAAGCATGACATACCTTAAAGATGCTGAAGTAGAATTAACATTGATTGGCCCCCAATTTACGGAGGAAGCGCAAAGGTATTTGCATCAGCTGATAACCAAGCTTAACCTAACAGCAAGCGTGACCATTAAGGCCCCGGTTTATAAACAAACAGAAAAAGAAGAGCTATACACAGCACATCAGTTATTTGTACATACCTCCCGGTGGGAAGGGATGCCAACCGGCGTAATTGAAGCTTTGAGCTATGGTATGCCTGTACTGATTTCAAAAGGAACGAACCTTGCTGAAATTGTTAAAAAAGAGCAATTTGGCTGGGTAATAGATGAACTAACGCCAGCAGGTATTGCAACGGTTATAGCTGATGTTTGTAATAATAAAGAAAAGTTAAACGAGTTCTCCGAAAATGCCTATACCCAGTCGCCCCAAACATTCAACTGGAATAAAATAGCAAAGAAATACGTTACCTGCATACTGTTAAACAGGTAA